From the Carassius gibelio isolate Cgi1373 ecotype wild population from Czech Republic chromosome B25, carGib1.2-hapl.c, whole genome shotgun sequence genome, one window contains:
- the LOC128014173 gene encoding deformed epidermal autoregulatory factor 1 homolog, translated as MDATEPAAKALQLGDASAGETAGSDTESEAEVATMTVMGEAANIDITESLPNPDDGETAFAEVTAVTVGDVQSSDETVFTSTVASAASIPRHVLTGRTTLQIGDSLSTQKATLIVVHTDGSIVDATGLKGTATPMTPGPQTPSTPLMSGHVSKYNWDPSVYDNELPVRCRNTSGILYKNRLGSGGKGHCIKHNNNWYTPTEFEGMSGRASSKDWKRSIRYAGRPLQCLIQERILNPHAASCTCAACCDDVSTLSDMCTKEGSFGGENISMTGPVRLFVPYKRKKKDSEHAASPEKREVQSPKNITLGPGATFTVTPSGQITTSGTLTFDRTVSGETGDSPAPADVFSNTTMFTSLPALAVVQSKPSPSGPLTNGLETAEQRTWLYLEEMANTLLNNAQQLKVLIAQAKQSSQSGAHAPISPEKNSSIRKESFQSQLSLSEEPIGKITQIIIQHTCVNCGREASSECAGCHKVHYCSGFCQRKDWKEHQLSCCPSGTTLSIQEDAQMAGVEVEKGKA; from the exons ATGGACGCGACTGAACCGGCGGCGAAAGCGCTGCAGCTGGGCGACGCGTCTGCGGGAGAGACGGCGGGCTCGGATACCGAATCGGAGGCCGAAGTCGCCACGATGACTGTGATGGGAGAAGCGGCAAACATCGACATCACCGAATCCCTACCGAACCCCGACGACGGCGAAACCGCGTTTGCAG AGGTGACAGCCGTCACTGTTGGGGACGTCCAGAGTTCAGATGAGACTGTCTTCACCTCCACAGTGGCCTCAGCAGCGTCCATCCCTCGACACGTGCTC ACCGGCAGAACCACGCTACAGATCGGAGACAGTCTGAGTACCCAGAAGGCCACACTGATCGTGGTGCACACAGATGGGAGCATCGTCGACGCCACAGGGCTGAAGGGAACCGCCACACCAATGACACCTg GCCCTCAGACCCCGAGCACCCCTCTGATGTCTGGACACGTCTCCAAGTACAACTGGGATCCGTCGGTTTATGACAACGAGCTTCCGGTCCGCTGCAGGAACACCAGCGGGATCCTGTACAAAAACAGACTGGGCTCAG GGGGAAAAGGGCACTGTATCAAACACAACAATAACTGGTACACCCCGACTGAGTTCGAGGGTATGTCAGGGAGAGCGAGCAGCAAAGACTGGAAGAGAAGCATCCGCTACGCTGGCCGACCTCTACAGTGTCTCATTCAG gAGCGTATCCTGAACCCTCATGCAGCGTCCTGTACGTGTGCGGCCTGCTGTGACGATGTGTCAACACTGAGTGACATG TGTACGAAGGAGGGATCTTTCGGAGGAGAGAACATCTCGATG ACGGGCCCCGTCAGACTGTTCGTCCCTTATAAAAGAAAGAAGAAGGACAGCGAGCACGCAGCTTCTCCGGAGAAGAGGGAAGTACAGTCTCCAAAGAACATCACCCTGGGTCCTGGAGCAACAT TTACAGTGACTCCGTCCGGACAGATCACCACATCAGGAACGCTGACCTTTGACCGAACAGTGTCAGGAGAGACAGGCGACAGCCCAGCGCCCGCGGACGTCTTCTCCAACACAACCA TGTTCACCAGCCTTCCAGCGCTGGCAGTGGTGCAGTCTAAACCCTCTCCATCCGGGCCGCTCACGAACGGGCTGGAGACGGCCGAGCAGCGCACCTGGCTTTATCTGGAGGAGATGGCCAACACGCTGCTCAACAACGCACAGCAACTCAAAGTCCTCATCGCACAGGCCAAACAAAGCAGTCAGAGCGGAGCGCATGCCCCCATCAGCCCCGAGAAAAACAGCAGCATCAGAAAAGAG TCCTTTCAGAGTCAGCTGTCGCTCAGTGAAGAACCCATAGGGAAAATCACTCAAATTATCATCCAG CACACATGTGTGAACTGCGGTCGAGAGGCGTCCAGTGAGTGTGCGGGCTGCCATAAAGTCCATTACTGCTCTGGCTTCTGTCAGCGGAAG GACTGGAAGGAGCATCAGCTGAGCTGCTGTCCCTCGGGCACGACGCTCAGCATTCAGGAAGACGCTCAGATGGCCGGTGTGGAGGTGGAGAAAGGGAAGGCCTAG